A part of Desulfomicrobium baculatum DSM 4028 genomic DNA contains:
- a CDS encoding XrtA/PEP-CTERM system-associated ATPase, whose translation MYTAFFGLREKPFDLLPNPDFLYPSRAHKRALTYLTHGIKERAGFILLTGEVGSGKTTLIRNMIRSQLRDSVLAKVFNTRVDSLQLLMQINGDFGLDTDGRDKATLLRELNDFLIEQYAQRRQAVLIIDEAQNLSAEILEEVRMLSNLETDRDKLLQIILVGQPELRDLLARPGLLQLRQRIQINCHLQPLSAPEVREYILFRLEKAGNKTALVFDDDAVEAVATYSRGIPRLVNILCDYIMIDAFSSQTRNIGGSVIHELAADLSFEAQYWNPEPSEKKEPIAATAPPEEKREVPEVARNTAAQSRILSVIGSMNKRIEELEFMPVWDHAAMLDMQERVDRLEKSLETKVRELRSMQQQLRSEIVQQLDPLPAEVDVKKRNGTMRSIWNYLWGN comes from the coding sequence GTGTACACAGCATTCTTCGGGTTGCGTGAGAAACCCTTCGATCTTCTTCCCAACCCCGATTTCCTGTATCCGAGTCGGGCTCACAAGCGTGCGCTGACCTATCTGACGCATGGGATCAAGGAGCGGGCGGGGTTCATTCTGCTGACCGGCGAAGTGGGGTCCGGGAAGACTACCCTGATCCGCAACATGATCCGGTCGCAGCTGCGGGACAGCGTCCTGGCCAAGGTGTTCAACACCCGTGTCGATTCCTTGCAGCTCCTCATGCAGATCAACGGTGATTTCGGGCTGGATACGGACGGGCGGGACAAGGCCACGCTGCTGCGGGAACTGAACGATTTCCTCATCGAACAATATGCCCAGCGCCGTCAGGCCGTGCTGATCATCGACGAGGCCCAGAACCTGTCCGCCGAAATCCTGGAAGAGGTGCGCATGCTCTCGAACCTGGAGACGGATCGGGACAAGCTTCTGCAGATCATTCTCGTCGGCCAGCCGGAGCTGCGCGACCTTCTGGCCCGGCCCGGTCTCTTGCAGTTGCGGCAGCGCATTCAGATCAACTGCCATCTGCAGCCGCTGAGCGCGCCGGAGGTCCGTGAGTACATTCTTTTCCGTCTGGAGAAGGCCGGCAACAAGACAGCCCTGGTCTTTGACGATGATGCCGTGGAGGCCGTCGCTACGTACAGCCGCGGCATTCCCCGGCTTGTCAACATCCTCTGCGATTACATCATGATCGACGCTTTTTCCTCCCAGACCCGGAACATAGGGGGAAGCGTGATTCACGAACTGGCAGCGGACCTGTCCTTCGAGGCTCAGTACTGGAATCCGGAGCCGTCTGAAAAAAAGGAGCCCATTGCGGCGACTGCACCGCCCGAAGAGAAGCGGGAAGTCCCTGAGGTGGCCCGGAATACGGCCGCGCAGTCCCGGATCCTAAGCGTCATCGGGTCCATGAACAAACGCATTGAGGAACTGGAATTCATGCCCGTCTGGGACCATGCGGCCATGCTCGACATGCAGGAACGGGTGGACAGGCTGGAAAAGTCCCTGGAGACCAAAGTCCGGGAGCTGCGATCGATGCAGCAGCAACTGCGCAGTGAAATCGTGCAGCAGCTTGATCCCCTGCCGGCCGAGGTCGACGTGAAGAAACGCAACGGGACCATGAGAAGCATCTGGAATTACCTGTGGGGGAACTGA
- a CDS encoding XrtA system polysaccharide deacetylase — MKNALTIDVEDYFQVTAFDGVVKRQDWMVYPSRVENNTRRVLDLLDEFSLSGTFFVLGWVAEHYPGVVQAIANGGHEVACHGYGHDLVYNLQPHVFRSDVRRCKALLEDLTGVPVLGYRAPSYSITNNSMWALDILIEEGFVYDSSIFPIVHDNYGIPGSHRFPYDIVRPGGTIREFPLTTLAVNFAGRRIVLPIAGGGYLRLLPAGVVLWGMRSVNTTEKQPVVLYFHPWELDPDQPRIKARLRSRFRHYLNLDTTEEKVRSLLGELRFDTMAQVLGLDGENGDESASRTGLERSQP, encoded by the coding sequence ATGAAAAACGCCTTGACCATAGATGTGGAAGATTATTTTCAAGTCACGGCCTTTGACGGCGTTGTGAAGCGGCAGGATTGGATGGTCTATCCGTCCCGGGTCGAAAACAACACCCGGCGGGTGCTGGACTTGCTGGATGAATTTTCCCTGTCAGGCACATTCTTCGTCCTGGGCTGGGTGGCGGAGCATTATCCGGGCGTCGTGCAGGCCATTGCCAACGGCGGTCACGAAGTGGCCTGCCACGGCTACGGCCATGACCTCGTCTACAACCTGCAGCCCCATGTTTTCCGCAGCGATGTGCGCAGGTGCAAGGCCCTGCTCGAAGACCTGACCGGCGTCCCTGTCCTGGGTTACCGCGCCCCGAGCTATTCCATCACCAATAACTCCATGTGGGCTCTGGACATCCTCATCGAGGAAGGCTTTGTCTATGATTCGAGCATCTTTCCCATTGTCCACGATAATTACGGCATTCCGGGCTCCCATCGATTCCCGTACGACATCGTTCGCCCCGGGGGCACCATCCGTGAATTTCCCCTGACCACCCTGGCGGTGAACTTCGCGGGCCGCAGAATTGTCCTGCCCATCGCCGGAGGCGGTTATCTGCGCCTTCTCCCCGCAGGCGTTGTGCTGTGGGGGATGCGCAGCGTCAACACTACGGAGAAGCAGCCCGTGGTCCTCTATTTCCATCCCTGGGAATTGGACCCCGACCAGCCGCGGATCAAGGCTCGGCTCAGGTCCCGCTTTCGGCATTATCTCAATCTGGACACGACGGAAGAAAAGGTCCGCAGCCTCCTGGGCGAGCTGCGTTTTGACACCATGGCCCAGGTGCTGGGGCTGGACGGGGAAAACGGCGATGAGAGCGCAAGCAGGACCGGCCTGGAGCGGTCGCAGCCATGA
- a CDS encoding TIGR03016 family PEP-CTERM system-associated outer membrane protein — protein MKNYLIAAFLLMIAVSPAWADPEWKASLSVSEEYNDNVKEERHGEEDFVTSVRPGLSYRHEGARTLLETSYRGTWNHYASGSRDQEFNHDAMLHGLLNAWEDFFFLDLRDTYRLVNQDRTRGEAVEEDSTVDQLQQNIFTFSPYITPRFGERGQAKVGYAYSNIWYDEDDRDSKNIHRGFVDGEYELSGQTALLSGYSYTQELWEDETLDRNILYLGGRYAYAENGVVYLKAGPQHTRYRDRDTSSSSLFWDAGLDHDFGAVLLHLNTGVSFEDDPDTGETYERRFGTLRLTKTWSRTTASVYSTLEEYEDRSDEGEDGEEVRRTLLGMSLSHELSERLTASMGLIHDFQDRSDDDTRRWYANVGLKYALSERVGLGCWYRFKDSSSDDEEEEYQVNRVGVQLTMTF, from the coding sequence ATGAAAAATTATCTGATCGCCGCCTTTTTGCTGATGATCGCCGTATCCCCTGCCTGGGCAGACCCAGAGTGGAAGGCATCTTTGAGCGTGAGTGAAGAGTACAATGACAATGTAAAGGAAGAGCGCCACGGCGAAGAAGATTTCGTGACCTCCGTCCGTCCCGGTTTGAGCTACAGACACGAGGGCGCGCGCACGCTGCTGGAGACCAGCTACAGGGGGACGTGGAATCATTACGCGTCCGGGAGCCGGGATCAGGAATTCAACCACGATGCCATGCTGCATGGCCTGCTGAATGCCTGGGAGGACTTTTTCTTCCTGGACCTGCGCGACACATACCGACTGGTCAACCAGGACCGGACCCGTGGCGAAGCCGTGGAAGAGGACTCGACCGTCGATCAGCTGCAGCAGAACATCTTCACTTTTTCCCCCTACATCACCCCGCGTTTCGGGGAGCGCGGCCAGGCCAAGGTCGGCTACGCCTACAGCAACATCTGGTACGACGAGGATGACCGGGACTCCAAGAACATCCACCGGGGGTTCGTGGACGGGGAATACGAGCTCTCCGGACAGACCGCCTTGCTCAGCGGCTACTCCTATACCCAGGAGCTCTGGGAAGACGAGACTCTGGACCGCAACATCCTCTATCTCGGCGGCCGCTATGCCTACGCCGAAAACGGCGTCGTGTACCTGAAGGCCGGCCCCCAGCATACCCGCTACCGGGACCGCGACACCAGCTCTTCAAGCCTGTTCTGGGACGCGGGGCTGGATCATGATTTCGGGGCCGTGCTCCTGCACCTGAACACGGGAGTCTCCTTCGAGGACGATCCGGACACGGGCGAGACTTATGAGCGCAGGTTCGGCACCCTGCGGCTGACCAAGACCTGGTCCCGGACCACGGCCAGCGTGTACTCCACGTTGGAGGAGTACGAAGACAGGAGCGATGAAGGCGAGGATGGGGAGGAGGTGCGCAGAACGCTGCTCGGGATGAGCCTGTCCCATGAGCTGAGTGAGCGCCTGACCGCCTCCATGGGGCTTATCCACGATTTTCAGGACCGCTCGGATGACGACACGCGGCGCTGGTACGCAAATGTCGGCTTGAAATACGCCTTGAGCGAACGCGTGGGACTCGGCTGCTGGTACCGGTTCAAGGATTCCTCATCGGATGACGAGGAGGAGGAATATCAGGTGAACCGGGTCGGCGTGCAGCTCACAATGACTTTCTAG